A stretch of the Thermofilum adornatum genome encodes the following:
- the udg gene encoding type-4 uracil-DNA glycosylase, with protein sequence MEELSRISEEIKTCKKCPLASSRTNTVPGDGDPCNGIVFIGEAPGRNEDIQGKPFVGAAGAFLTELISMAGLRREEVYITNVVKCRPPNNRDPREEEISACLPFLIRQLSVIQPVLIVTLGRHSTRTIFRLQGVNVESITSVRGKIYNFRFSWGECKVFPTLHPAAALYNPQMRKVLEEDFTNLGKILSGKSTQSTLDSFF encoded by the coding sequence ATAGAGGAGCTTTCTAGGATAAGTGAAGAAATAAAGACATGTAAGAAGTGTCCTTTGGCCTCATCTCGGACTAACACTGTTCCGGGGGACGGGGATCCATGTAACGGTATAGTGTTTATTGGAGAGGCTCCTGGACGCAACGAAGACATTCAGGGTAAACCATTCGTTGGCGCGGCTGGAGCTTTTCTCACGGAGCTTATTTCTATGGCTGGGCTTAGAAGAGAAGAAGTGTATATAACGAATGTTGTTAAGTGTAGACCCCCAAACAATAGGGATCCACGTGAAGAAGAAATTTCTGCATGTTTACCTTTCCTCATAAGACAGCTCTCCGTGATTCAGCCGGTGTTAATAGTAACTCTTGGAAGGCATAGCACAAGGACAATTTTCAGGCTTCAAGGTGTAAACGTGGAGTCAATTACAAGTGTTAGAGGAAAAATTTACAACTTTAGGTTTTCTTGGGGTGAATGCAAGGTATTCCCAACTCTTCACCCCGCAGCCGCACTATATAATCCTCAGATGAGGAAAGTGCTTGAAGAAGACTTCACAAATCTTGGGAAAATTCTTTCAGGAAAGAGTACACAGAGCACACTCGACAGCTTCTTTTAA
- a CDS encoding aconitase X swivel domain-containing protein — MRINGKPVVEGKASGEILFSPEPITFFGGVDPSSGKIVERGHPLYSQIIAGKILVFPHSKGSTVGSYILLRLARKGLAPAGIVSLRPDEVTIVGAIIGKIPMMTYVDINRDSLPLNGKRGFLEVSSSGAYLDVF, encoded by the coding sequence ATGAGGATAAATGGTAAGCCGGTAGTTGAGGGTAAAGCTTCCGGAGAGATCTTGTTCTCACCTGAGCCGATAACCTTTTTTGGCGGCGTGGATCCCTCTTCCGGGAAAATTGTGGAGAGAGGTCATCCTCTATATTCTCAAATAATTGCCGGGAAGATTCTAGTCTTTCCTCATAGCAAGGGTAGCACAGTTGGATCCTATATACTTTTGAGGCTGGCTAGGAAAGGTCTAGCCCCTGCAGGAATCGTGAGTTTGCGCCCAGACGAAGTGACTATCGTGGGGGCAATAATTGGAAAAATACCCATGATGACTTATGTCGACATAAATAGGGATTCTCTCCCGTTGAATGGTAAGAGAGGATTTCTCGAGGTCTCGTCTTCAGGAGCGTATCTAGATGTCTTTTGA
- a CDS encoding aconitase X yields MYLDKIEEKMLDGEFGEAVSLAMRTVVKMGEVFSAERLVKIKHAHVSGISYENIGDEGLSFLEEIASLGGRFSVPTTVNPGAMDTEKWREMGITPEVFEKQGRILRAFMRMGAKITLTCTPHLYEQIGFGDHLAWSESNAVLYANSIIGARTNRDGGPLALMEAIVGRAPLSGLHLDENRRPTLTIDFSISEQFIFDNYLFSVAGLIAGRIAGNRVPYVIGLSRLNGDVENLKLFLAAVGASGGTGLVLIEGVSPEKVDDIPSERVEVDAGMLKEEMEKFNEDGEGIIVLGCPHLGLDEVQEIVEWIGKRGRAKRKIYLYTSRDVARMYEDKRKKLEELNIYMFADTCMVVSNLFAYGSRSVITDSGKAAFYLSSKGYNVSLVPRKIILERIAVSD; encoded by the coding sequence ATGTATCTCGATAAAATCGAAGAGAAAATGCTTGACGGTGAGTTTGGAGAGGCAGTTTCCCTAGCCATGAGAACAGTTGTGAAGATGGGCGAAGTGTTTTCGGCAGAGAGACTTGTAAAGATAAAGCATGCACATGTCTCCGGCATCTCCTATGAAAACATAGGGGACGAGGGGCTTAGCTTTCTAGAAGAGATAGCTTCTCTAGGGGGAAGGTTCTCAGTCCCCACAACTGTTAACCCGGGCGCTATGGACACTGAAAAATGGCGAGAGATGGGGATAACTCCTGAGGTTTTCGAGAAACAGGGCAGGATTTTGAGGGCGTTTATGAGGATGGGTGCAAAAATAACCCTTACGTGTACACCCCACCTCTATGAACAAATCGGTTTCGGGGACCACTTAGCCTGGTCTGAGAGCAACGCCGTGCTCTACGCGAACAGCATTATTGGGGCTAGGACCAACCGTGATGGTGGTCCCCTAGCCCTTATGGAGGCCATTGTTGGCCGCGCACCTCTTTCTGGGCTACACCTGGACGAAAATAGGAGACCCACGTTGACTATCGACTTCAGTATAAGTGAGCAGTTTATCTTTGACAACTACCTTTTCTCGGTTGCTGGGCTTATCGCTGGAAGGATTGCAGGTAACAGAGTCCCGTATGTGATAGGCTTGAGCAGGCTCAACGGAGACGTTGAGAACCTGAAGCTTTTCCTCGCTGCCGTCGGTGCCTCTGGTGGAACAGGTCTAGTGTTGATTGAAGGCGTTTCGCCAGAGAAAGTAGATGATATCCCAAGTGAACGTGTAGAGGTAGATGCTGGAATGTTAAAAGAAGAGATGGAAAAATTCAATGAAGATGGGGAGGGCATCATAGTTCTGGGCTGTCCCCACCTAGGCCTGGATGAGGTTCAAGAAATTGTCGAGTGGATTGGCAAGAGGGGTCGGGCTAAAAGGAAAATATATCTCTATACAAGCAGAGATGTTGCCCGCATGTACGAGGACAAGAGGAAAAAGCTTGAGGAGCTAAATATATACATGTTTGCAGATACATGTATGGTTGTCTCAAACTTGTTTGCGTATGGTTCAAGAAGCGTTATCACGGATTCGGGTAAGGCGGCCTTCTACCTTTCCTCTAAGGGGTATAATGTTTCCCTTGTTCCCAGAAAAATCATATTGGAAAGAATCGCTGTTAGTGATTGA
- a CDS encoding PEGA domain-containing protein, protein MKKRILLLSVLIFATILTILVEASPNEEWRLVNRITSNTWSITKVVSSPSGNFIAAIYQENGINKLAIYNSSLKPVKQVTLENTFSGDAYFLSDGLLILAKNLYGTIPHTEIAIYNPQIDKTILKVDLPGTTINEIRKALVTGNYLLLLTQKYIFWIDIKAATYTAVPDTPINQGLQMVETSRGIVFLTIETFCHICLSLNEKVIRIYQWTPFTYQSFEYYHVLAIVNLDPYLGVLFDNGTIGIYEINTGLNRTSAIHNLAVNYSAVSLPDYKFLYSTSTGTPTKLTIFDVPHDTLYEVMVPVTNTKGDSLATYVYDDGLYLVANKNQNQIALGNFTSRDPPYLLNTTTSTIVGISRGRDTLVVYDYRTIELYKKTAREVQNYELTLEVADETGASIANFTVEINGTKYTSKTNTITLTLKEGTYKIIISKPGYQQYIFTTKLTSNETRRIILQKTRYTLRVHASSNAGQPEIYILDGTRALCRGIGYAEAKVLPGNYTVLAMLLNNTYQAPVKVRNDTEVYIILNIEERPIFPPNLHGNTQNQTAINENNTIVIVYGSDTCAECRALKNQLKLLGINFTFKDISNKTYLQEYQTLYDMLPTKTIYQIPFTLLFRGKHLQAIIIGLPSSQSLKEILNEMNVNSTWLYLGDQKQEVTLDSSVFYTLATRGISLLNTTGNALPQPPKNNTGTMTPTPTPQDIYHVLPVIATLALADSINPCTFMVFSALVLAVASFSGTRKAIYTSVSFIGAVYLSYLLLGIGLIRFVAMFTQLRYVLALLVLIAGIYEISNATQFPKMKGLAQTLKLPKTFSNIQAKLNTLQATLLARAQKGSMILSFLAGTLVSFTLLPCSSGPYLVAALMVSKLPFNITLACLLIYNMIFVLPLILISAAIILGGKLLATLDMASIKINQLRKYTSLLLGLALIILALWIILSP, encoded by the coding sequence TTGAAGAAGAGAATCCTCTTGCTCTCTGTCCTCATATTTGCAACTATACTGACTATCTTGGTGGAAGCTAGTCCGAACGAAGAATGGAGACTAGTAAACAGAATAACTTCTAACACGTGGTCAATTACAAAGGTGGTCTCTTCTCCAAGCGGCAATTTTATAGCCGCTATCTACCAGGAAAACGGCATTAACAAACTTGCTATCTACAATTCAAGCCTCAAACCTGTAAAACAAGTAACGCTCGAAAACACCTTTTCAGGCGATGCCTATTTCCTAAGCGACGGCCTTCTTATACTAGCTAAAAATCTCTACGGTACTATTCCTCACACAGAGATAGCCATCTACAATCCCCAGATAGACAAGACAATACTCAAAGTAGACTTGCCAGGCACCACAATAAATGAAATAAGGAAAGCCCTCGTCACAGGCAACTATCTTTTGTTACTAACACAAAAATACATCTTCTGGATCGACATAAAGGCAGCAACCTACACGGCTGTTCCAGACACACCTATAAACCAGGGCCTCCAAATGGTGGAGACGTCTAGGGGCATAGTGTTCCTAACGATAGAAACGTTTTGCCACATATGCTTATCCCTTAATGAAAAGGTCATACGCATATACCAGTGGACCCCATTTACATATCAATCCTTCGAGTACTACCACGTGCTTGCAATAGTTAACCTGGATCCCTACCTAGGTGTTCTCTTTGATAATGGAACAATAGGCATCTACGAGATAAACACTGGACTAAACAGAACATCTGCCATACACAACTTAGCAGTAAACTATTCTGCTGTATCTCTGCCAGACTACAAGTTCCTTTATTCCACAAGCACAGGAACCCCCACTAAGCTTACAATATTTGACGTCCCCCACGATACACTATATGAAGTCATGGTTCCCGTGACGAACACAAAAGGAGACAGTCTAGCCACTTATGTTTACGACGACGGCTTATACCTAGTAGCAAACAAGAACCAAAACCAAATAGCCCTCGGCAACTTCACGTCGAGGGATCCACCCTACCTGCTGAACACAACTACCTCTACGATTGTGGGTATTTCCAGAGGCCGGGACACCCTCGTAGTTTACGACTACAGGACTATAGAACTCTACAAGAAGACAGCCCGAGAAGTACAAAACTACGAGTTGACACTCGAAGTAGCTGACGAAACAGGCGCATCAATAGCAAACTTCACTGTTGAGATAAATGGGACAAAATACACAAGCAAAACAAATACTATCACACTAACCCTAAAAGAAGGCACATACAAAATAATCATATCCAAGCCAGGATACCAGCAATACATATTCACCACAAAGCTCACGTCCAACGAGACACGTAGAATCATACTACAAAAGACGAGGTACACTCTAAGGGTACATGCGTCCTCCAACGCTGGGCAGCCAGAAATCTACATTCTCGACGGAACAAGGGCCCTATGCAGAGGGATAGGCTACGCCGAGGCCAAAGTATTGCCCGGAAACTATACTGTCCTAGCGATGCTCCTCAACAACACGTACCAAGCCCCAGTAAAGGTCCGAAACGACACAGAAGTATACATAATCCTAAACATTGAAGAACGTCCCATTTTCCCACCAAACCTCCACGGTAACACCCAAAACCAAACAGCCATCAACGAAAACAACACAATAGTGATCGTCTATGGCTCAGACACCTGTGCCGAGTGCAGAGCACTAAAAAACCAGCTGAAACTCCTTGGAATAAATTTCACCTTTAAAGACATCTCAAACAAGACATACCTACAAGAATACCAAACACTCTACGACATGCTACCAACAAAAACAATCTATCAAATACCCTTCACACTACTTTTCAGGGGAAAACACCTCCAGGCCATAATAATCGGCTTGCCAAGCAGCCAATCACTTAAAGAAATACTAAACGAGATGAACGTCAACTCTACGTGGCTATATCTCGGGGACCAAAAACAAGAAGTCACACTAGACTCATCTGTATTTTACACATTGGCAACTAGAGGGATCTCTCTACTCAACACTACTGGCAACGCATTACCACAGCCCCCCAAAAACAATACAGGCACAATGACGCCAACACCAACCCCACAAGATATTTATCATGTCTTACCAGTAATAGCTACACTTGCCCTTGCAGACTCGATCAACCCATGCACCTTCATGGTCTTCTCTGCACTAGTCTTAGCAGTAGCATCTTTCTCTGGCACAAGAAAAGCCATCTATACCTCGGTCTCCTTTATCGGAGCAGTCTACCTGTCTTACCTCCTCCTAGGAATAGGACTAATAAGATTTGTCGCTATGTTTACCCAGCTCAGATACGTCCTAGCCCTCCTCGTACTCATCGCCGGAATATACGAAATATCCAACGCCACACAGTTCCCCAAGATGAAAGGCCTAGCACAAACCCTAAAGTTGCCAAAAACCTTCTCAAACATACAAGCAAAGCTCAATACACTGCAAGCCACCTTACTCGCTCGGGCCCAGAAAGGAAGCATGATATTAAGCTTCCTAGCCGGAACACTGGTAAGCTTCACACTTCTCCCATGCAGTAGCGGGCCCTACCTAGTAGCCGCTCTCATGGTGTCAAAACTGCCCTTTAACATTACGCTTGCATGTCTCCTTATCTATAATATGATATTTGTATTGCCACTAATCCTAATCTCGGCCGCAATAATCCTCGGCGGAAAACTCCTAGCAACATTGGACATGGCATCTATCAAAATAAATCAGCTAAGAAAATATACTTCCCTGCTCCTCGGTTTAGCCTTAATAATTTTAGCCTTGTGGATTATACTTTCTCCATAG
- a CDS encoding V4R domain-containing protein, producing MEKLNLMPYFLGAIVVKQDGNPYFFNIVLTPEAIKAVGVINEITRVFLEENVPVLFFKASVPPTETSGEIRIIVSADLKDSKQAEKIVSKLKRSKFVTKVDFAPPLFKGVGVDKWSYPIMIWNDQAIIFRAFIMGRFLRWGWEKIGAGFGGILYRAFFEAGREAYDRFYSRLARGREDLVKLVEVMTRLMGYGVLEVVELTDDRAVFRVYDNVECMSLKGVEGAENAMLRGLLAGFLSGYWNTDVYHIRPEETKCIARGDPYCQLEYRREKYEPLV from the coding sequence ATGGAAAAACTTAACCTTATGCCATATTTCTTGGGGGCAATCGTTGTTAAGCAGGATGGAAATCCATACTTTTTCAACATAGTTTTGACCCCAGAAGCAATAAAGGCAGTCGGAGTCATAAACGAGATAACAAGGGTCTTTCTAGAAGAAAACGTCCCTGTACTTTTCTTCAAGGCATCTGTCCCTCCGACCGAGACAAGTGGCGAAATAAGAATTATTGTCTCAGCAGACCTTAAAGATTCTAAACAAGCCGAAAAGATAGTCTCAAAGCTGAAGCGATCTAAATTCGTTACAAAGGTAGATTTTGCGCCACCGCTCTTTAAAGGGGTAGGCGTCGACAAGTGGAGCTATCCCATTATGATTTGGAACGACCAAGCAATCATATTCAGGGCTTTCATTATGGGTCGTTTCCTTAGATGGGGATGGGAAAAAATAGGTGCGGGGTTTGGCGGGATCCTGTATAGGGCTTTTTTTGAGGCCGGTCGCGAGGCCTACGACAGGTTTTATTCTAGGCTGGCCAGGGGCAGGGAGGACCTTGTAAAGCTTGTCGAAGTCATGACTAGGCTTATGGGTTACGGTGTGTTAGAGGTCGTCGAGTTAACCGATGACAGGGCTGTTTTCAGGGTATACGACAATGTTGAGTGCATGAGCCTCAAGGGAGTAGAGGGGGCAGAAAACGCAATGCTCAGAGGTCTATTGGCTGGATTTCTCTCTGGCTACTGGAACACAGACGTATACCACATTAGGCCAGAAGAGACAAAATGCATAGCCAGGGGAGACCCATACTGCCAGCTAGAATACAGAAGAGAAAAATACGAGCCACTAGTATAA
- a CDS encoding type II secretion system F family protein, whose translation MPFIEMSLQRKVLLVAIGALLSAIPFVYLVFFLRGELLESIRNVGGVYVVTSVKVNVLWTISLVLAMLPYAVVDYFIDLFIDRVHRELPEIFKGLAEALRSGLTIAESLRHVAETYGGEIGKILKNAVVLIELGLPLPQALEKSVSRFRLPALERAASIISTAYESSGRLIDVLESSSQIFGALRAYEDERLTALRPHMMTIYVSTILYVVLALTILYVFVIPLSKLQGIPGAMGKIDPGVYTAIMYFAGIIVAFFGGMLVGKMRYGKASAGLIHSAAQMSIVAFSFYMAEMFLR comes from the coding sequence TTGCCGTTTATTGAGATGAGTCTTCAGAGAAAAGTTCTCCTTGTCGCCATAGGGGCACTGTTGTCAGCGATTCCATTTGTTTATCTTGTTTTTTTCCTTCGAGGCGAATTACTGGAAAGTATCCGAAACGTTGGGGGCGTCTATGTTGTTACCTCTGTAAAGGTCAACGTTCTCTGGACCATCTCGCTGGTGCTCGCCATGCTACCTTACGCTGTAGTTGACTATTTTATAGATCTTTTTATCGATAGGGTACACAGGGAGCTACCGGAGATATTTAAGGGCCTAGCAGAGGCTTTGAGATCAGGGCTTACAATTGCCGAGAGCCTGCGCCATGTTGCCGAGACCTATGGTGGAGAAATAGGCAAGATTCTTAAGAACGCCGTTGTGCTTATAGAGCTGGGTCTTCCACTCCCGCAGGCCCTTGAGAAAAGTGTTTCTAGGTTCCGGCTACCTGCTCTCGAGAGAGCGGCGTCCATAATCTCTACTGCATATGAGAGCAGTGGTAGGCTCATAGACGTTCTAGAGTCTTCTTCACAGATATTTGGCGCTCTGAGGGCTTATGAGGACGAGAGGCTTACTGCTCTTAGACCACACATGATGACAATATATGTTTCGACAATCCTATACGTGGTGCTGGCGCTAACAATCCTATACGTGTTTGTTATCCCTCTAAGCAAGTTGCAGGGAATACCTGGGGCGATGGGGAAAATAGACCCCGGAGTATATACAGCCATAATGTATTTCGCGGGAATAATCGTTGCCTTCTTCGGGGGGATGCTGGTTGGCAAGATGCGGTATGGAAAAGCCTCTGCGGGCCTAATACACTCGGCCGCCCAAATGTCCATTGTGGCATTTAGCTTTTACATGGCCGAAATGTTCCTCAGATAA
- a CDS encoding phosphomannomutase/phosphoglucomutase yields the protein MDKYRHIFRAYDIRGIFGEDLTPIVAVKIGGALSKHFPGVYCVCSDLRSSSQALKMALSSGLLGSGQNVVDAGFGPIGMAIYATKHLGYHVAYVTASHLPPEWNGIKLFKPNGLPICEEDLEKLAETVEREEFWVKAGEEGKYVSRDVLSEYYDFLLKVPKKTSRKLKIVVDCGNGAASLVVPRLLRDLGHDVIGINCDVDPLFRVRGSEPTPETTSFMGKLIRDFNADLGVSFDGDGDRALFFDEKGNTVTPEQAALVMLKAAPPGDVVANVECSSVVERFVQDRGGKVVKVPVGRIHMIFQAMKSNIVLGVESSGHYIPYGGVNLDDGILAVLQLIEALGTLDAPLSSLLVPMPLLRKIKIEISDEVKFRVVDWLKNTYLSKYEKVSTIDGVRVDLEDGWFLVRASNTEPAIRVTIESNNTEGLDRIEKMVRKDIEQAMKSLGSSQAKK from the coding sequence ATGGATAAATATAGGCACATATTCAGGGCCTACGATATCAGGGGTATTTTCGGCGAGGACCTGACACCCATAGTGGCAGTCAAGATTGGTGGCGCCCTGTCCAAGCATTTTCCAGGCGTATACTGTGTATGTAGTGACCTTAGGTCCAGCTCGCAGGCGCTAAAAATGGCTTTATCCTCTGGACTGCTAGGTAGCGGGCAAAACGTAGTCGACGCCGGCTTCGGTCCAATAGGAATGGCTATCTATGCAACGAAACACCTTGGATACCATGTTGCCTATGTAACTGCGTCCCATCTCCCCCCAGAGTGGAACGGCATAAAACTCTTCAAGCCTAATGGTCTCCCTATCTGTGAAGAAGACCTTGAAAAACTCGCTGAGACAGTCGAGAGGGAGGAATTTTGGGTAAAGGCCGGGGAAGAAGGAAAATATGTTTCGAGGGATGTTCTAAGCGAATACTATGACTTTCTACTTAAGGTTCCCAAGAAAACTAGCCGCAAGCTCAAAATAGTTGTTGACTGTGGTAACGGCGCTGCCTCGCTTGTTGTCCCTAGGCTTCTACGCGACCTCGGCCACGATGTCATTGGGATTAACTGTGATGTGGATCCGCTTTTCCGGGTTAGGGGCTCGGAGCCCACACCTGAAACAACAAGCTTCATGGGCAAGCTCATAAGAGACTTTAACGCAGACTTGGGGGTCAGCTTTGACGGTGACGGGGACAGGGCACTCTTTTTCGACGAAAAAGGCAACACCGTGACCCCAGAGCAAGCGGCACTAGTTATGCTGAAGGCGGCCCCGCCGGGAGACGTGGTAGCAAACGTCGAGTGTAGCAGTGTGGTCGAGAGGTTTGTCCAAGATAGGGGCGGGAAAGTAGTCAAAGTACCTGTAGGACGGATTCACATGATCTTTCAGGCCATGAAGTCGAATATCGTCCTTGGGGTCGAGAGTAGTGGACACTATATTCCCTACGGCGGTGTAAACCTCGACGACGGAATTCTCGCTGTACTCCAGTTAATTGAAGCCTTGGGAACACTAGACGCTCCTCTCTCAAGTCTGCTTGTACCAATGCCCTTGCTGAGAAAAATAAAGATCGAGATTAGCGACGAAGTAAAATTCAGAGTTGTGGATTGGCTCAAGAACACCTATCTATCCAAATACGAGAAAGTGTCAACGATAGATGGTGTACGTGTAGACCTGGAGGACGGATGGTTCCTTGTAAGAGCAAGCAACACTGAGCCTGCTATACGCGTAACAATAGAGTCAAACAATACCGAGGGGCTTGACAGAATCGAGAAAATGGTTAGGAAAGACATAGAACAAGCCATGAAAAGCCTGGGAAGTAGCCAGGCTAAGAAATAA
- a CDS encoding V-type ATP synthase subunit E, with amino-acid sequence MGEHKSLLEVIIKEMRSAAEEEAQKILKEAEAEAQKILEDARAKAESLRKEKLNQLVFEYRQKLLSEIAPMRLELKRKYIQEKYRLVENQVDELIMEVVNEITGSSDTRKAFLVKVLSDAVASMASSDLVINPCYGSKDIIPDVLEEVKQKLLSLKPNLRIEVSTPIECREGAVITSSDGREIYNATLEAKIKEVRESVLPKIMEQLSKK; translated from the coding sequence ATGGGAGAACACAAGAGTCTCTTGGAAGTAATTATCAAGGAGATGAGGTCTGCCGCCGAGGAAGAGGCACAAAAAATACTTAAAGAGGCCGAGGCAGAGGCCCAAAAGATCCTCGAGGACGCACGAGCCAAGGCAGAGTCGCTGAGAAAGGAAAAACTTAACCAACTAGTCTTCGAGTATAGGCAGAAGCTACTCAGCGAGATTGCGCCGATGAGACTCGAGCTAAAGAGAAAATACATACAGGAGAAGTATAGACTAGTAGAGAACCAAGTTGACGAGTTGATTATGGAAGTGGTGAACGAGATAACAGGGTCAAGCGATACTAGAAAAGCTTTCTTAGTTAAAGTACTAAGCGATGCGGTAGCTTCTATGGCTTCCAGCGACCTAGTTATAAACCCGTGTTACGGTTCAAAAGACATTATACCTGACGTGCTAGAGGAAGTCAAACAGAAGCTACTTTCTTTGAAGCCAAACCTGAGGATTGAGGTTTCAACGCCTATAGAGTGTAGGGAAGGCGCAGTTATCACTTCGAGTGATGGTAGAGAAATCTACAATGCAACTCTTGAAGCAAAGATCAAGGAGGTAAGAGAATCAGTCCTTCCCAAGATTATGGAACAACTCTCGAAAAAATAG
- a CDS encoding Trm112 family protein → MDLLACPYDKHFPLELYVVEVNKYEERNVSFRSKPACELYCAFRGKEVKEFGGKDPGCDECIKYEVKTGVLYCPTCQRWYPIKDEIPVLLPDDLRKKDEDLKFLMQIKDRIPEKIWLQGKPFNLSEK, encoded by the coding sequence ATGGACCTGCTTGCATGTCCATACGATAAACACTTCCCCCTAGAGCTTTACGTTGTAGAGGTCAACAAGTACGAGGAGAGGAATGTGTCTTTCAGGTCGAAGCCAGCATGTGAGCTTTACTGTGCCTTCAGGGGGAAGGAGGTCAAGGAATTCGGCGGCAAGGATCCTGGCTGTGACGAATGCATAAAATACGAGGTGAAGACTGGCGTGCTCTACTGCCCGACTTGTCAGAGATGGTACCCGATAAAAGACGAGATACCTGTCTTGTTACCTGACGATCTGCGAAAAAAGGACGAAGACTTGAAATTCCTAATGCAGATCAAAGACAGGATTCCAGAAAAAATCTGGTTGCAGGGAAAACCTTTCAACCTTTCTGAAAAATAG